From Paenibacillus graminis, a single genomic window includes:
- a CDS encoding extracellular solute-binding protein — protein MLRKKLFGSIMIAALLPGIIAGCSSNNNENAGQTNSAQTTNTESTQGATDGKLVDLEVWWANTGYKGIEKDSPLYKQYADLLGVGVISPYVEWNGGTDYLNTLNMKIAAGEMPNVFLPWNGNETDLAKNGAIADLTDLLPEYAPNLWKLIPEDVWNVVKANDPTGKGRIYWIPGIKGYERTTGMIRKDWLDTLGLQIPKTQDEYINVLKAFKEQDPNGNGTADEIPTGGRQNARWMDHLFNMYGVAMVEGYPDWDIYNGELTYSAVSPNMKDALAFIAKLYKEQLMDQETFLNDKAAWDGKVDGNLVGSYFQWAESSYLHLGLIEQSSGVKADFSVLPVLEAPGYEGQGFITTKQVGNPEWVVSAQQDDEHLKASLKFLNGIADQSKWMDIYWGAEGMHYSVADGKKTKLPDDKSTQQNRLTPYDQFGNIEFKEQLLTESASESDKWQFEQSIRNMKDLQQYVKIIAGDGLPSTVYTDYPDIKNNTLWYEYATKIIIGTYSIDKFDEFVDKWNSSGGAEVTKRAREWYAKLGK, from the coding sequence ATGCTCAGAAAGAAACTTTTTGGCTCTATCATGATTGCAGCATTGCTGCCAGGTATTATTGCTGGCTGCTCGTCGAACAATAATGAAAATGCCGGACAGACGAACAGTGCTCAAACGACGAATACAGAAAGTACGCAGGGGGCGACAGACGGTAAACTTGTCGATCTCGAAGTTTGGTGGGCGAATACGGGCTATAAGGGAATTGAGAAAGATAGTCCGCTATACAAACAATACGCTGATTTGCTTGGCGTTGGTGTTATCAGCCCATATGTAGAATGGAATGGCGGCACGGACTACTTGAACACTCTCAATATGAAGATTGCTGCTGGGGAAATGCCCAATGTATTTCTTCCCTGGAACGGAAATGAAACCGATCTTGCCAAAAATGGTGCCATTGCGGATTTGACTGACTTGTTGCCTGAATATGCACCCAATCTATGGAAGCTGATCCCAGAGGATGTATGGAATGTAGTCAAGGCGAATGACCCAACTGGGAAAGGAAGAATATACTGGATTCCAGGTATTAAAGGGTATGAGAGAACCACGGGAATGATTCGCAAGGACTGGCTGGACACATTAGGGTTGCAAATTCCAAAGACTCAAGATGAATATATAAATGTTTTGAAAGCGTTTAAAGAACAAGATCCTAACGGTAATGGCACAGCGGATGAAATTCCTACCGGTGGAAGACAAAATGCCCGTTGGATGGATCACCTCTTCAACATGTATGGTGTAGCGATGGTTGAAGGTTATCCGGATTGGGATATTTATAATGGGGAATTAACATACTCTGCTGTTTCACCAAATATGAAAGATGCGCTTGCTTTTATTGCTAAACTCTATAAGGAACAGTTGATGGATCAGGAGACATTTCTTAATGACAAAGCGGCTTGGGATGGGAAAGTTGATGGAAATCTAGTTGGAAGCTATTTCCAATGGGCTGAGTCATCCTATTTACATCTGGGTCTCATTGAACAATCATCTGGCGTGAAGGCAGACTTCTCGGTACTTCCGGTTCTTGAAGCTCCGGGATATGAGGGGCAAGGGTTTATCACTACTAAGCAAGTGGGAAATCCTGAATGGGTTGTAAGTGCTCAACAGGATGATGAACACCTGAAAGCGAGCTTGAAATTCCTCAATGGTATTGCTGACCAATCTAAATGGATGGACATTTACTGGGGAGCGGAAGGCATGCATTATAGTGTAGCAGATGGTAAAAAAACCAAATTACCTGATGATAAAAGTACTCAGCAAAATCGTCTGACCCCATACGATCAATTTGGAAATATCGAATTCAAAGAGCAATTGCTGACTGAATCAGCATCAGAAAGCGATAAATGGCAATTTGAACAAAGCATTCGCAACATGAAGGATCTTCAGCAGTACGTAAAAATAATTGCTGGTGACGGTTTACCTTCTACCGTATATACCGATTATCCGGATATCAAGAATAATACGCTCTGGTATGAATATGCGACAAAAATTATTATCGGAACCTATTCCATCGATAAATTTGATGAGTTTGTGGATAAGTGGAACAGTTCTGGTGGGGCAGAAGTGACAAAAAGGGCAAGAGAATGGTATGCCAAACTGGGAAAGTAA
- a CDS encoding beta-galactosidase: MIFVGTNYHPHDWPRERWPVDIQLMKESGFNLVRLGHLCWDSFEPSEGNFTFEWFDEVMDLFAEAGIKVVLDIATRPAPTWLHKKYPEIDLADRSGHRLAAVHRYMDDVGNPVFQEYAYRFADMLTKRYANAPALYALGLCNEIGSGAPSFSEDARRRYVQWLRDKYLTIEQLNHCWAAHRWSRKLNSFEDAEFPVAGAMNGAPERMLDMWRFFSDEQIDYLQGLRDLVRKNAPGIKESTNHWGEHPGYGFDYLKTNGTLFDIPGVGFYPGVNPEDRNALHGTCFSLNHRIGETNKPIWCLEFQTGSFGAYAPPKGVLRMYAYLALLFRAEAVCAWTWRSMLGGEEQYFYGLLDHDGLPGRKLDEFRQFTSELDKLSDLGLPYLPNPEIALAYSYEAFKVSENQKAYYKTPYLKQVITTYQALMADNTDCNVVNLRNIEKDYKLLLIPGHCIMDEASAQSIRQFVEQGGTVIMTAYSAKVDENNQVFSSTMPGRLSDVFGIRAGAFERPIYHTSEANEGGLQKERMNLRRESPRVRMGEKIMDTPIDYYEILEPNTAETWAVFTDLEQELPAVTANAYGQGTAIYLAVPAQADILQALLEVCYLNLGIRKGITTPDGVVARQIGDSAIYVNTTGLEQTVILTEEGRSFLSDSVVKDELVLKPYGVEVLKNLDFS; encoded by the coding sequence TTGATTTTTGTAGGAACGAACTACCATCCGCATGATTGGCCTCGAGAACGCTGGCCAGTTGATATTCAATTGATGAAGGAATCCGGATTCAATCTCGTTCGTTTGGGACATCTGTGTTGGGACAGCTTTGAGCCTTCGGAAGGGAATTTCACATTCGAGTGGTTTGATGAAGTAATGGATCTGTTTGCGGAAGCAGGAATCAAGGTTGTACTTGATATTGCCACCCGTCCCGCTCCGACTTGGTTGCATAAGAAATACCCGGAAATCGACCTGGCCGATCGCAGTGGCCATCGGCTTGCTGCAGTCCATCGGTATATGGATGATGTAGGAAATCCCGTCTTTCAAGAGTACGCCTATCGGTTTGCTGATATGCTAACCAAACGTTACGCTAATGCTCCAGCGCTCTATGCTCTAGGTTTATGCAATGAGATAGGCAGTGGGGCACCAAGCTTCTCAGAGGATGCACGCCGGCGTTATGTGCAGTGGCTCAGAGATAAATATCTTACGATTGAACAGTTGAATCATTGCTGGGCTGCGCATCGATGGTCACGCAAGTTGAACAGCTTTGAGGATGCAGAGTTCCCGGTAGCGGGTGCAATGAATGGAGCACCAGAGCGTATGCTGGACATGTGGCGTTTTTTCTCGGATGAACAGATTGATTATCTACAGGGACTAAGGGACTTAGTTCGTAAAAATGCTCCAGGGATTAAAGAGTCGACTAATCACTGGGGTGAGCATCCTGGATATGGATTCGATTATTTGAAGACTAATGGAACATTATTTGATATTCCCGGAGTTGGCTTTTATCCTGGTGTCAATCCCGAAGACAGAAATGCTCTTCACGGTACCTGCTTCTCACTGAATCACCGGATTGGTGAGACCAACAAACCGATTTGGTGTCTGGAATTCCAAACGGGGTCGTTTGGGGCATATGCCCCACCAAAAGGTGTGCTAAGAATGTATGCCTATCTAGCTTTGTTATTCCGTGCAGAGGCTGTATGTGCCTGGACATGGCGATCCATGCTGGGAGGCGAAGAGCAGTACTTTTACGGTTTGTTGGATCATGACGGACTTCCGGGAAGAAAGCTGGATGAATTCCGGCAGTTTACATCTGAACTCGATAAACTTTCTGATCTGGGCTTACCATACCTGCCAAATCCCGAAATTGCACTTGCCTATTCCTATGAAGCTTTCAAAGTCTCCGAGAATCAGAAGGCGTATTACAAAACGCCTTATCTGAAACAAGTTATAACGACTTATCAGGCTTTGATGGCTGACAACACAGACTGTAATGTAGTGAATCTGCGGAATATTGAAAAGGATTACAAGCTTCTATTGATTCCCGGTCATTGCATTATGGACGAAGCTTCTGCCCAGTCTATTCGTCAATTTGTAGAACAGGGCGGTACGGTCATTATGACTGCATATTCTGCCAAAGTGGATGAAAATAATCAGGTTTTCAGTTCGACCATGCCCGGCAGGCTCAGCGATGTATTCGGCATCCGTGCAGGTGCGTTTGAACGTCCGATTTATCATACTTCCGAAGCGAACGAAGGAGGGCTTCAGAAGGAGCGGATGAATTTGCGCCGTGAATCGCCACGAGTTCGCATGGGTGAGAAAATTATGGACACACCCATTGATTATTATGAGATTCTAGAGCCTAACACGGCAGAGACGTGGGCTGTATTTACCGATTTAGAGCAGGAATTACCAGCTGTTACTGCAAATGCTTACGGACAGGGAACAGCGATCTATCTGGCTGTTCCTGCACAAGCAGATATACTGCAAGCGTTGCTTGAGGTTTGCTATCTTAATCTGGGTATACGTAAGGGAATTACTACTCCGGACGGTGTTGTAGCCCGCCAGATAGGAGACTCAGCTATTTATGTGAACACAACTGGCTTGGAGCAGACAGTAATCCTTACCGAAGAGGGACGAAGCTTCTTATCAGATAGTGTAGTTAAGGATGAACTGGTACTGAAACCTTATGGTGTAGAAGTTCTTAAGAATTTGGATTTCAGCTAG
- a CDS encoding glycoside hydrolase family 2 protein encodes MRKISICDGWSFIENFTDEFFNFTGEGTAVRLPHTCKEIPVHYMEESSCQMICGYRRYLDVPENLKGRRMFLQFDGAAHVAEVFVNGEKLMTHNGGYTAFRAEVTDKLVYGAENRIVVRLNTREDANVPPFGHVIDYMTYGGLYREAWLLIAEQSYVADVFVRTPDMNQALVDVTISQPDTNHTLELFLLDEQKNVVGQKSLKVSGAAITDCSIAVSNSHAWSPETPYLYTLAAIIKGPDEELVDEYNVTFGFRQAVFRSDGFYLNGKKYKIRGVNRHQSYPYVGYAMPASMQIEDVRILKEELHVNAVRTSHYPQSKHFLNACDRMGLLVFTETPGWQHIKNDEEWKQIVCDNVEEMILQYRNHPSIILWGVRVNESQDDDVLYSKTNEIARRLDHSRQTSGVRFLWRSSLLEDVYAFNDFSHTGKNGGLLPRWLISPNKNKAYLIAEFNGHMFPTKATDTPTHRLSHAMRHANVLNEVYKREDIAGAFGWCMFDYQTHGDFGSGDRICYHGIMDMYRNHKLATKVYASFSEETSVLEVGSDMHIGDYPGGAVGENYIFTNADSVRLYKNERMIREFMPFNKKYRYLPHSPIEFYDTVGNVIEEGEKYSHKKAEAIKECLLAIQRFGTALPPKYIFKAMWVMLRHLVSPVTFYKLFFKYIENWGVSAPVYRFEAIKNGQVVAEVTKASSAALHLETTVSGTSLTEADTYDVASVRIRVADANNNNATYAHLPIFLKAEGAIEIVGPDCVATEGGMCGTYVKTTGVTGEGKLTITSNQTESVQLLFSVKIEGSGSSEWS; translated from the coding sequence ATGAGAAAAATTAGTATCTGTGACGGATGGAGTTTTATAGAGAATTTTACTGATGAATTTTTCAACTTTACAGGAGAGGGGACAGCCGTAAGGCTGCCCCACACTTGTAAAGAAATACCTGTGCACTATATGGAAGAAAGCTCCTGTCAAATGATATGCGGTTATAGACGTTATCTTGACGTTCCTGAGAACTTGAAAGGCAGGCGAATGTTCCTGCAGTTTGATGGTGCTGCTCACGTTGCAGAAGTGTTTGTCAATGGTGAGAAGCTTATGACTCATAACGGCGGGTATACGGCATTCAGGGCAGAGGTAACTGATAAACTGGTGTACGGAGCCGAAAACAGAATTGTTGTTCGCTTAAACACACGGGAAGATGCAAATGTACCGCCGTTTGGCCATGTAATTGATTATATGACTTACGGTGGACTTTATCGCGAAGCATGGTTGCTAATAGCAGAACAGAGCTACGTGGCAGATGTGTTTGTTCGGACACCAGACATGAATCAAGCGCTTGTTGATGTTACGATCAGCCAGCCTGATACAAACCACACGCTGGAATTATTTCTACTGGATGAGCAGAAAAATGTTGTTGGCCAAAAAAGCTTAAAGGTATCAGGAGCAGCAATCACGGATTGCAGCATTGCTGTATCAAATAGTCATGCATGGAGTCCAGAAACTCCTTATCTATACACATTAGCAGCTATAATAAAGGGCCCTGATGAGGAGCTTGTGGACGAGTACAATGTAACTTTTGGATTCCGCCAAGCTGTGTTTCGCAGTGACGGTTTTTACTTAAACGGCAAGAAATATAAAATTCGCGGAGTAAACCGCCATCAAAGCTATCCTTATGTAGGGTATGCTATGCCTGCATCCATGCAGATTGAGGATGTAAGAATACTGAAAGAAGAACTGCATGTTAATGCGGTTCGCACCTCCCATTATCCTCAGTCCAAGCATTTTCTGAATGCGTGCGACCGTATGGGATTGCTTGTATTCACAGAGACACCAGGCTGGCAGCATATCAAAAACGATGAAGAATGGAAACAAATTGTCTGTGATAATGTGGAAGAAATGATCTTGCAGTACCGTAACCATCCTTCGATTATTCTCTGGGGTGTTCGTGTTAACGAGTCACAAGATGATGATGTCTTGTACTCCAAGACCAATGAAATTGCCCGCCGTCTGGATCATAGCAGACAAACAAGCGGGGTTCGCTTCTTATGGAGAAGCAGTTTATTAGAAGATGTATATGCATTCAACGATTTCTCTCATACAGGAAAAAATGGCGGCTTACTGCCAAGGTGGCTGATTTCACCTAATAAGAATAAAGCTTATTTGATTGCCGAATTTAATGGTCACATGTTTCCAACCAAAGCAACGGATACGCCTACCCATCGCCTGTCACACGCTATGCGTCATGCCAATGTATTGAATGAAGTTTATAAAAGGGAAGATATTGCAGGCGCTTTTGGCTGGTGTATGTTCGACTATCAAACGCATGGCGATTTTGGATCCGGAGACCGTATTTGTTACCACGGCATCATGGACATGTACCGCAATCATAAACTTGCCACAAAAGTTTACGCGAGTTTCTCGGAAGAAACGTCGGTTCTGGAAGTCGGTTCAGATATGCATATTGGCGATTACCCCGGAGGTGCTGTTGGTGAAAACTATATCTTCACTAATGCAGATTCAGTACGCCTGTACAAAAATGAACGGATGATTCGGGAGTTTATGCCGTTCAACAAAAAATACCGTTATTTACCACATTCGCCTATTGAATTCTACGACACTGTCGGAAATGTAATTGAAGAGGGAGAAAAGTATTCCCACAAGAAAGCTGAAGCCATCAAAGAATGTTTGTTAGCAATCCAACGGTTTGGTACCGCATTACCGCCAAAATACATTTTTAAAGCGATGTGGGTAATGCTGCGGCATCTTGTATCGCCGGTAACCTTTTACAAATTATTCTTCAAATATATTGAAAATTGGGGTGTATCTGCACCGGTCTATCGCTTTGAGGCTATCAAAAATGGGCAGGTTGTAGCTGAGGTCACTAAAGCTTCTAGCGCGGCCCTTCACCTGGAAACTACAGTCAGCGGTACCAGCCTTACTGAAGCAGATACTTATGATGTCGCCTCAGTTCGTATTCGAGTAGCAGATGCGAATAATAATAACGCAACGTACGCTCATCTGCCCATTTTCTTAAAAGCAGAGGGTGCTATAGAAATTGTAGGTCCGGACTGTGTCGCTACAGAAGGTGGAATGTGTGGTACTTATGTTAAAACAACGGGGGTAACGGGTGAGGGGAAACTCACCATTACATCTAATCAGACTGAATCGGTCCAATTGCTCTTTAGTGTAAAAATAGAAGGAAGTGGCAGCAGTGAGTGGAGTTAA
- a CDS encoding glycosyltransferase family 2 protein — protein MKLLSFIVPCYNSQDYMDRCISSLLVNDEEIEIIIVNDGSSDHTGLIAEDYKVRYPSIVRVIHQDNLGHGGAVNTGIKLAAGMFVKVVDSDDWVDRHAYLKILMSLKKLVAETKPVDMVVSNFVYEKQGKRHRKVMKYDKNFPEERVFTWDEISSFRKGQYILMHSIIYRTNLLKEGQFTLPEHTFYVDNLFVFKPLEKVERIYYINVDFYRYFIGRADQSVNEKVMIERIDQQLKVNKLMIDGVDIEQITSPELRKYMLNYLEIITVISTILLIRSGKEEDLKKKKELWKYIKDKDIQLYNSIRYGVMGRLMNIPGYLGRSITVSAYKVSQKIVGFN, from the coding sequence ATGAAATTATTGTCATTCATTGTACCCTGCTATAACTCTCAGGATTATATGGACCGCTGTATTAGCAGCCTGCTAGTTAATGACGAAGAAATTGAAATCATTATTGTTAATGACGGATCCAGTGATCATACCGGACTTATTGCTGAAGACTATAAGGTCAGGTATCCATCTATAGTTAGAGTAATACATCAAGATAACCTGGGTCATGGTGGAGCAGTCAATACGGGGATTAAACTTGCTGCCGGGATGTTTGTGAAGGTAGTTGATAGCGATGATTGGGTGGACCGACATGCATATCTGAAAATACTAATGAGCCTAAAGAAACTGGTTGCGGAAACGAAGCCAGTGGATATGGTGGTTAGCAATTTTGTCTATGAAAAGCAGGGGAAACGGCATCGGAAAGTGATGAAATATGACAAAAATTTTCCTGAAGAACGTGTGTTCACCTGGGATGAAATTAGCTCCTTTCGTAAAGGCCAGTATATTCTGATGCATTCGATTATCTACCGGACGAACCTGCTGAAAGAAGGCCAATTCACACTTCCCGAACATACTTTTTACGTAGATAATCTGTTCGTATTTAAACCTCTTGAAAAAGTAGAGCGGATCTACTATATAAATGTTGATTTCTACCGGTATTTTATCGGGAGGGCGGATCAGTCAGTCAATGAAAAAGTAATGATTGAAAGAATTGATCAACAGCTTAAAGTGAATAAACTCATGATCGACGGGGTGGACATTGAGCAAATAACAAGTCCCGAACTTCGTAAGTATATGCTGAATTATCTTGAAATTATCACTGTCATTTCTACGATACTGTTAATCCGTTCAGGAAAGGAAGAGGATCTGAAGAAGAAAAAGGAATTGTGGAAGTATATTAAGGATAAAGATATCCAGTTATACAATAGTATTCGGTATGGTGTAATGGGAAGATTAATGAATATACCGGGTTACTTGGGCCGCAGTATCACCGTTTCGGCCTATAAAGTGTCACAGAAGATTGTTGGATTTAACTGA
- a CDS encoding glycoside hydrolase family 3 protein — protein MSRKSNIWRGLTAVTAIFLTFSILMTQLLISWSGQVNVFLNVTAPVIEADASTMHYKSDYGLSDEGLKAMLVDSDKHDVQTMEEGMVLLKNDQAVLPLSSGERSVTLFGRSTADPVYSGNSGGPGMDEKRQVSLHSALAEAGFKINEKLFDAYKNSEVARVKAAPDWFIGEVGKSFYTADLQATYQDNFNDAAIVMLSRDGGEGKDLATSDRDGISYLALHDSEKDLLKMIKDSGKFSKTIVLINSAYAMELGWLEEEEYGVDAALWIGNPGLKGFEGVVNVIIGAADPSGRLVDTFAADSLSAPAVRNAGDFQYANDDGHYVVEAEGIYQGYKYYETRYQDAVLGLHNADSNAGAFVNKDSWNYADEMVYSFGYGSSYANFSQELTAVNWDRQAKTVTATVKVTNEGYPAESAYTGKSKSVVQVYAQLPYEEGQAEKSAIQLIGFGKTGELSAGESEEVKVTIDEYLFATYDANAVNGAETSKKGSYVFDPGNYYFAIGNDSHDALNNILAKKEGAKVEGKLISADGTSIEGAPDKVISVPLESLDNVTYAKSEYTDEVVSNQFDDMDLNYYAGAPVTYLTRNDWNTYPKPYIDLTATDELKAVMYDQKYEKPADAPAYDSFTQGAEVTLKLLDMKDVPFEDDETWNKFLDQLTISELSTTIGENFGQPAVKSINKPANKNTDGPSGSQSSYLYGGNQPATAHVSQIVAASTWNQKLIAERGNFIAEDCLFSGTTQLWSPGANMHRTPFSGRNFEYYSEDSIMSYLMGANQTKAMQAKGLTAAIKHFVSNDQETNRSELATFMTEQAYRQGPLKAFEGAFTEGGALGTMMSFSRIGARLAYADSATLKQVLRNEWGFKGVTITDSVKGNPNIPTVESLVAGTDTFNADTDRASEIHKYLASKKDGYVLQELRRANKHFYYSLAKSSLLNGLTDETEVKGFTPWWQTLLKVINYTLGALLLLSLFFFIRTSLRRNAKGGKKNGLI, from the coding sequence TTGAGTAGAAAATCAAATATCTGGCGTGGGCTTACAGCTGTTACGGCGATCTTTCTAACATTTAGTATTCTTATGACGCAACTGCTCATAAGTTGGAGCGGTCAAGTTAACGTCTTTTTAAATGTCACGGCACCTGTAATTGAAGCGGATGCCAGTACTATGCACTATAAGAGCGATTATGGGTTATCTGATGAAGGCTTAAAGGCAATGTTAGTAGATTCTGATAAACATGATGTTCAAACGATGGAAGAAGGTATGGTTCTATTAAAGAACGATCAGGCGGTTCTGCCATTGAGCTCCGGAGAACGCAGTGTGACATTGTTTGGCCGATCAACAGCCGACCCTGTGTACAGCGGAAATTCCGGCGGTCCGGGAATGGATGAGAAACGTCAGGTCAGTCTGCATAGTGCACTTGCGGAGGCTGGATTCAAAATCAATGAAAAGTTATTTGATGCCTATAAAAATAGCGAAGTTGCCAGAGTGAAGGCTGCGCCGGATTGGTTTATTGGAGAAGTTGGAAAAAGCTTTTATACTGCCGATTTGCAGGCCACATACCAGGATAATTTCAATGATGCGGCTATTGTAATGTTATCCCGTGATGGTGGGGAGGGCAAAGACTTGGCGACCTCTGACCGGGATGGGATTTCTTATCTTGCCCTTCACGATTCAGAGAAAGATTTATTAAAGATGATTAAAGATAGCGGCAAATTCTCGAAGACTATTGTTCTAATAAACAGTGCTTATGCCATGGAGCTTGGTTGGCTTGAAGAAGAGGAATATGGGGTCGATGCCGCTCTCTGGATCGGTAATCCCGGTTTGAAAGGATTCGAAGGTGTTGTCAATGTAATAATAGGGGCAGCGGATCCTTCAGGCAGGCTGGTAGACACCTTTGCTGCAGATTCACTGTCTGCACCAGCAGTCAGAAACGCAGGTGATTTCCAATATGCGAATGACGATGGTCACTATGTTGTTGAAGCAGAAGGGATCTATCAGGGATATAAATATTATGAAACCAGATATCAGGATGCTGTCTTAGGGCTTCATAATGCAGACAGCAATGCCGGGGCTTTCGTTAATAAAGACAGCTGGAACTATGCAGATGAAATGGTGTATTCGTTTGGATACGGGAGTTCTTACGCTAATTTCTCCCAGGAGTTAACAGCTGTGAATTGGGATAGACAAGCAAAAACAGTTACTGCAACCGTGAAGGTGACCAATGAAGGATATCCGGCAGAGTCAGCCTATACTGGCAAGTCAAAGTCAGTAGTACAAGTATATGCCCAACTCCCGTATGAAGAAGGGCAAGCCGAGAAATCAGCGATTCAATTGATTGGCTTCGGAAAAACGGGCGAACTCAGCGCAGGCGAATCGGAAGAAGTAAAAGTTACTATTGATGAGTATTTGTTCGCAACTTATGACGCTAACGCTGTCAATGGAGCGGAGACAAGCAAGAAGGGCAGTTACGTTTTTGATCCAGGTAATTATTATTTTGCCATTGGAAATGACAGTCATGATGCCTTAAATAATATCCTGGCAAAAAAAGAAGGCGCTAAAGTAGAAGGGAAACTAATTTCTGCTGATGGAACCAGTATAGAGGGTGCTCCGGATAAAGTAATCTCTGTTCCACTGGAGTCACTGGATAATGTTACTTATGCCAAGTCTGAGTATACGGACGAAGTTGTTTCCAATCAGTTCGATGATATGGATCTTAACTACTATGCAGGGGCCCCTGTTACTTATTTAACACGCAATGACTGGAACACTTATCCTAAGCCTTATATTGATCTCACAGCAACAGATGAACTGAAAGCAGTGATGTACGATCAGAAATATGAAAAACCGGCAGATGCACCTGCGTACGACAGCTTTACTCAAGGTGCTGAGGTCACCCTTAAGCTGCTCGATATGAAAGACGTTCCTTTTGAAGATGATGAGACCTGGAATAAATTCCTTGATCAGTTAACAATCAGTGAATTAAGCACAACAATTGGTGAGAACTTCGGTCAACCTGCTGTCAAATCGATTAATAAACCGGCCAACAAAAATACAGATGGCCCTTCAGGTTCACAATCCAGTTATTTGTATGGCGGTAATCAGCCAGCAACGGCTCATGTCAGCCAAATCGTGGCAGCCTCCACATGGAACCAGAAATTAATCGCAGAACGCGGTAATTTCATTGCAGAGGATTGTCTGTTTAGTGGTACCACACAACTGTGGTCACCAGGTGCTAATATGCACCGGACTCCATTCAGCGGACGTAACTTTGAATACTATTCCGAAGACAGTATTATGTCCTACCTGATGGGAGCTAATCAGACAAAGGCGATGCAGGCCAAGGGGTTAACAGCGGCCATTAAACATTTCGTATCCAATGATCAGGAAACGAACAGATCAGAACTGGCTACATTTATGACGGAGCAGGCATACCGCCAAGGACCGTTGAAAGCTTTTGAGGGTGCGTTTACAGAAGGGGGAGCACTTGGAACAATGATGTCTTTCTCCCGGATTGGTGCCCGCCTGGCCTATGCCGATTCTGCAACGCTAAAGCAGGTCCTCAGAAATGAATGGGGCTTTAAAGGGGTAACAATTACAGATTCTGTCAAGGGCAATCCGAATATTCCAACGGTCGAGTCGCTTGTTGCCGGAACAGACACGTTTAATGCGGATACCGACCGTGCCAGTGAAATCCATAAATATCTTGCAAGTAAGAAAGACGGATATGTTCTGCAAGAGTTAAGACGAGCCAATAAACATTTCTATTACTCACTGGCCAAATCCAGTCTTCTTAACGGCCTGACAGATGAAACAGAAGTTAAAGGATTTACACCTTGGTGGCAAACACTGCTAAAAGTTATTAATTATACGCTAGGCGCGTTGTTACTGTTAAGCTTGTTCTTCTTCATCCGAACCAGCCTTAGAAGAAACGCAAAGGGAGGGAAAAAGAATGGTCTTATTTAA
- the glf gene encoding UDP-galactopyranose mutase: MQYDYLVVGSGLYGSTFAYEAAKRGKRVKVIDKREHIGGNIYTEEIEGIQVHKYGAHIFHSNCKDIWDYINQFAEFNRYTNSPIANYKGEIYNLPFNMNTFNQLWGTITPDEALRKIAGQRAAAKIESPQNLEEQAISLVGLDIYEKLVKGYTEKQWGRKAAELPAFIFKRIPVRFTYDNNYFNDRYQGIPIGGYTQIIEKMLSSELINVELNQDFFVNKATYLEEYPKIVYTGMIDQLFDYRYGELEYRSLRFESVTLDRQNYQGNAVVNYTDAETSYTRIIEHKHFEFGEQPKTIITREYPKAWKKGDEPYYPLNDDCNNEKYRKYRGLAEELPNIMLGGRLGMYKYFDMHQVIAAALSLVKEEFR, from the coding sequence GTGCAGTATGACTATCTGGTTGTTGGCTCTGGACTGTATGGCAGTACTTTTGCTTATGAAGCAGCCAAACGGGGGAAACGGGTAAAGGTTATTGATAAAAGAGAACATATAGGCGGAAATATTTATACAGAAGAGATAGAAGGTATACAGGTGCATAAATATGGTGCTCATATCTTTCATTCTAATTGTAAAGATATTTGGGACTATATCAATCAATTTGCGGAATTTAACCGGTACACCAATAGTCCCATTGCTAATTATAAAGGTGAAATTTACAACTTGCCGTTTAATATGAATACGTTTAACCAGTTATGGGGGACGATTACTCCTGATGAGGCACTAAGAAAGATTGCCGGGCAAAGGGCTGCTGCAAAGATTGAATCTCCGCAAAACCTGGAAGAACAAGCGATTTCATTAGTTGGACTCGATATCTATGAGAAACTGGTAAAGGGTTATACGGAAAAACAATGGGGGCGTAAAGCAGCAGAGCTGCCTGCCTTCATCTTCAAACGGATCCCTGTCCGTTTCACCTATGATAATAATTATTTCAATGACCGGTATCAGGGAATTCCTATCGGCGGCTATACGCAAATCATTGAAAAAATGCTGTCTAGTGAATTGATTAACGTAGAGCTGAATCAAGACTTTTTTGTAAATAAAGCGACTTACTTAGAAGAATACCCCAAGATTGTTTATACAGGAATGATTGATCAATTGTTTGATTACAGGTATGGTGAATTAGAATACCGGAGTTTAAGATTTGAATCCGTTACTTTGGACCGGCAAAACTATCAAGGAAATGCAGTGGTCAATTATACCGACGCAGAAACTTCATACACGCGGATTATTGAGCATAAACATTTTGAATTTGGCGAACAGCCAAAGACCATCATTACTCGAGAATACCCGAAAGCCTGGAAGAAGGGCGATGAACCGTATTATCCTTTAAATGACGACTGTAATAACGAGAAATATAGAAAGTACCGTGGGCTAGCGGAGGAGCTGCCCAATATTATGCTCGGAGGACGACTGGGTATGTATAAATATTTCGATATGCATCAAGTAATTGCAGCAGCATTAAGCTTAGTCAAAGAAGAATTCAGATGA